CTCCCAGGTTATAGAGAGTTTTGTACCTGTTAATGCAGCTTGTGGCTTTAAAACCGGTTCAAGTACGCCTTTACTTACTAGTACTTTACTATAATCGAGGCTAATGTTTGGATATTCGCCTTGAGTAGCATGTTTGGTATTATAAGATACCGCTGCATTGTGTTGATTTTTATTGCTACCAAGCACTTCGATCTCAAAGCCGATATTGATGAAGGCCAGACAGGGACGCAGAAAGTTGATTACTGTGGCCATTTTTTGTCGTATCACCAATTGAGCAAGGGTAGGTGCTTTGCTGGTTTTGCCAATATGACGAATTACTTTTATGCCCTTAAGGTTATAACTAACCAAATTGCCTAGTTTTCCGGTGAATGCTCTGTTTGATATACCCATGATACTTGGTTTTTGTATTAATTGTAAACAATATTTAATTGATTGATAAATGGTTAGTTCAATTTGTGAAATATGATTTGCTTTCACAATATATCTATCCGTATTTGACTATACGATGATAAAGTGTTGAGTAAGGTTTGGTTAAGCTTGGGGGTATACCAAGGCTTAACCAACCCTTACTCAATGCATACCCAAAGGTTAACCAAATAGCAATGAAATTGGAATGATAATAAAAATGTTGTTTTTCTTATTAGTTATTTTATTGTTTTTATTGAAGTTTGTTTGTGATTTTAGATTTATTTAATTATCTTTAATTGTAAGATGATTGTAAGTCATTTATAGGTGAAATAATAAGCCGACAAAATTTTTTCTTAAAGAGGTTGAAGTTTTGTAGTTCGTAAACACCTGGAAATAATTGAAATAAAAACTAATAATCTAAAACTGGATAGCCAATGAAATAAAGAAACAGCAATAACATATCATTACTTCTTAAATGAGGTATTAATTCAGAGTCTCGACCATTAAATTTCTCACAAATAAGTCCAGAGACAATAGATTAATGCCCATAACAAATATTGTTGTACTTTTGAAGGTGCACTATAGCGTTGTGG
This is a stretch of genomic DNA from Candidatus Pedobacter colombiensis. It encodes these proteins:
- a CDS encoding DUF6266 family protein; this translates as MGISNRAFTGKLGNLVSYNLKGIKVIRHIGKTSKAPTLAQLVIRQKMATVINFLRPCLAFINIGFEIEVLGSNKNQHNAAVSYNTKHATQGEYPNISLDYSKVLVSKGVLEPVLKPQAALTGTKLSITWEVDPDMNWGIINDRSILIIYCQELDCAIYELIGTRRSTGRNEIELPTNYLGKNLHIYIAFTASDRKSISNSVYIHIPG